One Salvia splendens isolate huo1 chromosome 22, SspV2, whole genome shotgun sequence DNA segment encodes these proteins:
- the LOC121788079 gene encoding expansin-B3-like, whose amino-acid sequence MSIPSNFAISYILLAAAACAAAVGNQNWSPATATWYGSPEGDGSDGGACGYGSLVDVKPFRARVGAVSPVLFKGGEGCGACYKVRCLDRSICSRRAVTVIITDECPGGYCSGGRTHFDLSGAAFGRMAASGNGGKLRNRGEIPVIFRRTPCKYPGKNIAFHVNEGSTNYWLSLLVEFEGGDGDVGSMHIREANSNQWLEMTHIWGATWCIIAGPLQGPFSVKLTTLSSGKSLSARDVIPRNWAPKATYTSRLNFNN is encoded by the exons ATGTCAATTCCGTCTAATTTCGCAATTTCCTACATTCtgctcgccgccgccgcctgcgCAGCGGCGGTTGGGAACCAGAATTGGtctccggcgacggcgacgtGGTACGGGAGCCCCGAGGGGGACGGAAGCGACGGCGGAGCGTGCGGATACGGATCGCTGGTGGACGTGAAGCCGTTCCGCGCGCGGGTGGGGGCGGTGAGCCCCGTGCTGTTCAAGGGCGGCGAGGGCTGCGGCGCCTGCTACAAGGTGCGCTGCCTCGACCGCTCGATCTGCTCGCGCCGCGCCGTCACGGTCATCATCACCGACGAGTGCCCCGGCGGCTACTGCTCCGGCGGCCGCACGCACTTCGACCTCAGCGGCGCCGCCTTCGGCAGGATGGCTGCCTCCGGTAACGGCGGCAAGCTCCGCAACCGCGGCGAGATCCCCGTCATCTTCCGGAG GACTCCGTGCAAGTATCCCGGAAAAAACATTGCGTTTCACGTTAACGAAGGATCGACTAATTATTGGTTGTCGTTGCTAGTCGAGTTCGAGGGTGGAGATGGTGATGTCGGATCCATGCACATCAGGGAG gCTAACTCGAACCAATGGCTTGAGATGACCCACATTTGGGGTGCGACTTGGTGTATCATAGCCGGCCCTCTACAAGGGCCGTTCTCTGTCAAGCTCACAACTCTATCTTCAGGAAAATCCTTGTCCGCGAGGGATGTGATCCCCCGGAACTGGGCTCCGAAGGCTACCTACACCTCCCGGCTCAATTTTAACAATTGA